A window of the Lactuca sativa cultivar Salinas chromosome 5, Lsat_Salinas_v11, whole genome shotgun sequence genome harbors these coding sequences:
- the LOC111910299 gene encoding IAA-amino acid hydrolase ILR1-like 4, whose translation MDLPKWISVILIFSIFKPQISIGVSDISKQFLKLAKEDEVFDWMVGIRRRIHENPELGYEEFETSKIIRDELDKLGIDYKYPVAVTGVIGYIGSGEPPFVAIRADMDALLMQEMVEWEHKSKVSGKMHACGHDAHVTMLLGAAKILKDHSHLLKGTVVLVFQPAEEGGGGAIRVIDSGVLENVKAIFGLHVSPGLPLGEVSSKSGTLLAGSGFFEAVITGKGGHAAIPQHSIDPILAASNVVVSLQHLVSREADPLDSQVVTVAKFQGGGAFNVIPDSVTIGGTFRAFSKESFMHLKQRIEEVIIGQATVQRCNASVEFSSKDKPFFPATINDEGLHKHFVKVAGDVVGASNVKSMLPLMGSEDFSCYQEVIPGYFYFLGMKSESNKNPVSVHSPFFEINEDILPFGAAMHASLVANYLIDVQTSETHDEL comes from the exons ATGGATTTACCCAAATGGATTTctgtaattttgattttttccATATTCAAACCCCAAATCTCGATTGGGGTTTCTGATATTTCGAAACAATTTCTCAAACTTGCTAAAGAAGATGAGGTTTTCGATTGGATGGTGGGGATTAGGAGAAGGATACACGAGAATCCTGAATTAGGTTACGAAGAGTTTGAAACCAGTAAAATTATCAGAGACGAGTTAGATAAATTGGGTATTGATTATAAGTATCCAGTTGCAGTTACCGGCGTTATCGGTTATATAGGCTCCGGTGAACCTCCTTTTGTTGCTATCAGGGCAGATATGGATGCTCTTCTCATGCAG GAAATGGTGGAATGGGAACACAAGAGTAAAGTTTCTGGAAAGATGCATGCTTGTGGCCATGATGCTCATGTCACTATGCTTCTTGGTGCAGCTAAGATTCTAAAAGATCATAGCCATCTTTTGAAG GGGACAGTGGTTCTTGTTTTCCAACCAGCAGAGGAAGGGGGTGGAGGGGCAATACGGGTAATAGACAGCGGAGTTCTAGAAAATGTGAAAGCAATATTTGGTCTACATGTATCTCCAGGGTTACCTTTAGGTGAAGTGTCCTCTAAATCAGGTACCCTTTTGGCTGGAAGTGGCTTCTTTGAAGCTGTGATAACTGGAAAAGGAGGTCATGCAGCCATTCCACAACATTCAATAGATCCTATTTTAGCAGCTTCAAATGTTGTTGTTAGTTTACAACATCTGGTCTCACGAGAAGCCGATCCTCTTGATTCTCAA GTAGTTACAGTTGCTAAGTTCCAAGGTGGTGGTGCTTTCAATGTTATTCCAGATTCAGTCACCATTGGTGGCACCTTTCGAGCTTTTTCTAAAGAAAGTTTCATGCATCTCAAGCAGCGGATCGAGGAG GTTATTATAGGGCAAGCAACAGTACAAAGGTGCAATGCGAGTGTTGAGTTCTCTTCAAAAGACAAACCTTTTTTTCCTGCTACCATAAATGATGAAGGATTGCATAAGCACTTTGTAAAAGTTGCAGGGGATGTTGTTGGAGCTTCTAATGTTAAAAGTATGTTACCATTAATGGGATCAGAGGATTTTTCGTGTTACCAAGAGGTGATACCTGGTTATTTCTACTTTCTTGGAATGAAGAGTGAATCGAATAAAAATCCTGTATCTGTTCATTCTCCATTTTTTGAAATTAATGAAGATATACTTCCGTTTGGTGCTGCAATGCATGCTTCTTTAGTTGCTAACTACCTCATTGATGTTCAAACTTCAGAAACTCATGATGAATTgtaa
- the LOC111910298 gene encoding hexokinase-1, whose product MGKVAVGAAVIGGVAICAAASLIVRHHVRSSRRWVKTVEILKELEDKCATSNAKLKQIADAMTVEMHAGLASEGGSKLKMLISYVDNLPTGDEEGVYYALDLGGTNFRVLRVQLAGKSGIKSQEFAEVSIPPQLMIGTSQALFDYIAAELAKFVADEGDKFHLPPGRQRELGFTFSFPVMQLSIDSGSLMRWTKGFSIHDMVGQDVVAELTHAMKRQGVDMRVSALVNDTVGTLAGGRYDNKDVVIAVILGTGSNAAYVERAQGIPKWHGPPPKSGEMVVNMEWGNFRSSQLPLTEYDNALDVESLNPNEQIFEKMISGMYLGELLRRVLYRMADEAALFGVIVPQKLKTPFILRTPEMSAMHHDTSSDLRVVGNKMKDILEISNTSLKTRRVVVELCNIIATRGARLAASGILGILKKLGRDTVREGETPNTVIAMDGGLYEHYTEYSKCMESALHELVGDKVSDTIKLVHSNDGSGIGAALLAASHSQYLEVDGS is encoded by the exons ATGGGAAAAGTTGCGGTGGGAGCTGCGGTGATAGGTGGGGTTGCAATTTGTGCTGCGGCCTCACTGATTGTGCGCCACCATGTGCGGAGCTCGAGACGGTGGGTTAAAACGGTggaaattcttaaagaattagaAGACAAGTGTGCAACATCCAACGCTAAGTTGAAGCAGATAGCTGACGCCATGACCGTTGAAATGCATGCTGGACTTGCTTCTGAAGGTGGTAGCAAACTCAAGATGCTCATCAGCTACGTTGATAATCTTCCCACTGG TGACGAAGAAGGCGTGTATTACGCATTGGATCTCGGAGGAACAAACTTCCGGGTGTTGCGAGTGCAATTGGCAGGGAAATCCGGTATCAAATCTCAAGAGTTTGCCGAGGTTTCAATTCCTCCACAGTTGATGATCGGAACTTCACAA gcCCTTTTTGATTATATCGCAGCCGAACTTGCAAAATTCGTAGCCGATGAAGGTGACAAGTTTCATCTTCCTCCTGGGCGACAGAGGGAGTTAGGTTTCACATTCTCGTTTCCGGTGATGCAATTATCGATTGATTCCGGGAGTCTCATGCGATGGACTAAAGGATTCTCTATTCACGACATG GTCGGTCAAGATGTAGTTGCGGAACTAACACATGCAATGAAACGTCAAGGTGTCGATATGCGTGTTTCCGCATTG GTGAATGATACAGTGGGGACATTAGCCGGGGGTAGATACGACAATAAAGACGTTGTTATCGCGGTAATCTTGGGAACTGGATCAAATGCAGCTTACGTGGAGCGCGCTCAGGGTATACCAAAATGGCACGGCCCGCCCCCTAAATCCGGCGAGATG GTTGTCAACATGGAGTGGGGTAACTTCAGATCTTCACAGCTTCCGTTAACGGAGTATGATAATGCACTTGATGTTGAAAGTTTGAACCCTAACGAACAG ATATTTGAAAAAATGATTTCGGGAATGTATCTTGGAGAACTTCTTCGAAGAGTTTTATATAGAATGGCTGATGAGGCTGCACTTTTTGGTGTTATAGTTCCCCAGAAACTAAAAACCCCGTTTATTTTgag GACACCTGAGATGTCGGCAATGCATCACGACACATCCTCCGATCTACGAGTGGTCGGAAACAAAATGAAAGACATTTTAGAG ATATCCAACACATCCCTCAAGACACGAAGGGTTGTAGTCGAGCTTTGCAATATAATCGCCACACGAGGAGCTCGTCTTGCTGCTTCCGGGATTTTGGGAATTTTAAAGAAATTAGGAAGGGATACGGTTAGAGAAGGGGAAACACCAAACACAGTCATAGCAATGGACGGGGGGTTATATGAACACTACACCGAATACAGTAAATGTATGGAGAGTGCACTACATGAACTTGTAGGTGATAAAGTTTCAGATACTATTAAGCTTGTACACTCGAACGATGGGTCAGGAATCGGGGCGGCTCTTCTTGCCGCCTCTCATTCTCAATATCTTGAGGTTGATGGTTCGTAA
- the LOC111910300 gene encoding glycosyltransferase BC10: protein MQLRIVAMEEGKAPTINSIRVTNQSRCFPMRLLGFMLLFIGICIGFSIINMFKIRYLGTQNIISGAQTLIQSCFQESNSLQNWIEPPSTYMHTLDDSELFWRASFVPQIKDYPFKRSPKIAFMFLTRGPLPLAPLWERFFKGNEEFYTIYVHTMPSYRANFSTSSVFYQKQVPSQVVEWGMMSMCDAERRLLANALLDISNEWFVLLSEACIPLQKFSIIYHYISRSRFSFMGAFDEPGPYGRGRYDDKMLPEVNIDQWRKGSQWFEANRKLAVDIIKDLKYYPKFEQFCTPDCYVDEHYFPTMLTIESPYLLANRTLTYVDWSRGGAHPATFGKNDVTLEFFRKIQQHHTCVYNNQPTSVCFLFARKFAPNALDILLQNSAQFFGY from the exons ATGCAGTTGAGGATAGTGGCAATGGAGGAAGGGAAAGCACCCACCATCAACTCAATCAGAGTAACAAATCAATCCAGGTGTTTCCCTATGAGATTACTAGGATTCATGTTATTGTTTATAGGTATTTGCATTggcttttcaatcataaatatgTTCAAGATCCGATATCTAGGCACTCAGAATATAATTTCAGGAGCACAGACCTTAATACAGTCTTGTTTTCAAGAATCCAATAGTTTACAGAACTGGATTGAGCCTCCATCAACTTATATGCACACATTGGATGATAGTGAGCTATTCTGGAGAGCTTCATTTGTTCCTCAGATCAAAGACTACCCTTTTAAAAGATCTCCAAAGATTGCATTCATGTTCTTGACAAGAGGACCTTTACCATTGGCACCACTATGGGAGAGGTTTTTCAAAGGGAATGAAGAATTTTATACCATTTATGTCCACACAATGCCTTCATATCGTGCAAACTTTTCAACCTCTTCAGTCTTCTATCAGAAACAAGTTCCTAGTCAG GTGGTGGAATGGGGAATGATGAGTATGTGTGATGCAGAAAGAAGACTTCTAGCCAATGCATTGTTAGACATCTCAAACGAGTGGTTTGTTCTATTATCAGAAGCCTGCATTCCTCTTCAGAAATTCAGCATTATCTATCACTACATATCAAGATCTAGATTCAGTTTCATGGGTGCATTTGATGAGCCTGGGCCTTATGGTAGGGGCAGATATGATGATAAAATGTTACCTGAGGTCAACATTGACCAATGGCGAAAAGGGTCTCAATGGTTTGAAGCTAATAGGAAACTAGCAGTTGATATCATAAAAGATCTCAAATATTATCCCAAATTCGAGCAGTTTTGCACACCAGATTGTTATGTTGATGAACATTATTTCCCAACAATGCTGACTATTGAGAGTCCATATTTATTGGCGAATAGGACACTTACATATGTTGACTGGTCAAGGGGTGGTGCTCATCCTGCTACTTTTGGGAAGAATGATGTGACATTGGAATTTTTCAGGAAAATTCAGCAACACCATACATGTGTTTATAATAACCAGCCAACTTCAGTTTGCTTCCTTTTTGCAAGAAAGTTTGCTCCTAATGCTCTGGATATACTACTGCAGAACTCTGCACAGTTTTTTGGCTACTGA